In Trueperella pecoris, the DNA window ACGCCGGCATCGGGGTTGCGCACGGAAAGATGAGCGAGCATCAGCTCGAGCAGGTGATCCAGCAGTTTTGGGATAAGGAAATCGACGTGCTCGTGTGCACGACGATCGTCGAGACCGGCCTCGATATTTCCAACGCCAACACGCTCATCGTGGAAAACGCCCACAAGCTCGGGCTTTCGCAGCTCCACCAGCTGCGTGGGCGCGTGGGGCGCGGGCGCGAGCGCGCCTACGCTTACTTCCTCTACCCGCCGGACGGGACGATGACCGAGACCGCGCTCGAACGCCTGCGCACGATCGCCTCGCATACCGAGCTCGGGGCGGGCTTTCAGGTGGCGCTCAAGGACCTCGAGATTCGCGGTGCCGGCAACTTGCTGGGCGGCGAACAGTCCGGGCACATCGCCGGCGTTGGCTTTGACCTCTACATTCGCATGGTCTCCGAGGCCGTTGCCGGGATCACCGGGCAGGACCAGCGCACCGAAGCCGAGAAGGCGGCCGAGACGCGGATCGAGCTGCCGGTGGACGCCTACGTGCCCGAAACCTGGGTCACCTCCGAGCGATTGCGGCTGGAGATTTACACCAAGATCGCGGCGTCGACCAACGAGGCCCAGCGCTCCGACATCCGTCAAGAGCTCATCGACCGCTACGGGTCGGTGCCCGCGGAAGTCGACCGCCTGTTTGTGCTGGCCAAACTGCGGGAGAAAGCGCGCTCTGTGGGCATTGAAGAGATCACGATGCAGGGCAACAACGTGCGCTTCGCACCCGTGGTTCTACCCGACTCCCGCCAGGCGCGCCTACGCCGCCTGTACCCCAAAGCCGTTGCTAAGCCCGCCATCCGGATGATCTTGGTGCCGTTGCCCGTGGAGAACGAGCGGCGCCTGGGCGCCGCGAAGGTCATCGAAGGCGATGCCGTGGTGCAGTTCGTTGAGGCGGTCATCGATTCGGTCATGCTGGCCAGCATCGGTAGTTAGGTACCTACTCGTGATTTAGGCAGATGGCACGTGTGAACGTTTTCAGTCCCGCTGGTTTTTGAGACCGCGGTTAACGTTGCGCACCGCCTGGAAGATCATTTGCCAGAAGCGATCAAAATCCAATTCGGTGGCTACTCGAGTGTGGCAATCTGGCTCAGCTGGAGTGCGCAGATCGACAACTGTCATTCCTGTTGTTAATGCTCCGCTTAGTTCAATCTGTACTGGAGCTTTGACGGTTTTGACCACGCTGGGATCGATCAAATAAGCCACGGTACAGGGGTCGTGTACGGGCGGGTAATCGAAACCTTGCGAATCTTTGTAGGCTTGGCGGAAGAACGCAAACAGATCCAAGACGAACTGTGCGGTTGGCCCACCGATACCAGTGAGTTGGTCAATGACTTCATCGGTGGCGAGTGCTTGGTGCGTCAGGTCAAGACCAACCATGATCACCGGCCATTTTTCGCCAAACACTATGTGTGCCGCCTCCGGGTCAGCCATGATGTTGAATTCGGCGGCAGCCGACCAATTTCCACCGTGGCAGCTGCCGCCCATCAGCACTACCTCGCGTACACGTTCGACGATACGCGGCTCCAGGCGTGCAGCCAGTGCAATATTCGTCAGCGGTCCTGTTGGCACTAGGGTAACTTCACCCGGTTGGTGGGCCATGATCGTATCGATAATGAATTGGACTGCGTGGCGCGAGTCGAGATCCGCAGGTTCGGGTAGCACGACGCCGTCAAGCCCGGATTCGCCGTGTTGTTCGGGCGCCACCACTGCTTCTCGCACCAGTGGGCGGGACGCCCCGCGGACGATTGGCACGCCGCGCATATTGAACTGCGTGGCAAGCCGGCGTGCGTTGTTGGTGACCTTATCTAGTGTCTGGTTGCCATTAACGGTGCTTATGCCGAGCAATTCAATGTCAGGGCTGCCGTGGGCGAGCAACATGGCGATGGCATCATCATGCCCGGGGTCGCAGTCGAGAATTATTTTCTTGGGCATGGTGGGTATCCTTTCAAAGACCCTAGCGGGCGTCTGTGCTCGCGTCGTCCTTGAAGAATCTTACAAGGGGTGTCCCATTAGCGGTGCATGTGTGAGTCCACTAGGGCCTTCGAAACGGTGTGTGAGTTGATGACGGCGGTGAAGATCGGGACGAAAGACGCCCACGAGCGACGCGGGTCACAATCAAAATTGCCCCGAGAGAAAAATCGGGGGCGGATCGGGCGCTGCCGGTGTCTTTTGTCGGAGAATCGTAGGACAATAGAAGGTAGCGGTACTCCGGCCCACCGGAATACCGATGACATCTAAAAAGAAGGAGTTCTTGTGGCAAACATTGAAGCCGTACACGCTCGTGAAATTCTTGATTCGCGCGGCAACCCCACTGTCGAGGTTGAGGTCCTGCTGGATGACGGCCACTATGGCCGTGCAGGCGTTCCGTCGGGCGCTTCCACCGGTGCATTCGAGGCGGTCGAGCTTCGCGATGGTGACAAGTCGCGCTACGGCGGCAAGGGCACCACGCAGGCAGTCGCCAACGTGATCGAGGCAATGGAAGAGGAGCTCATCGGTCTCGATGCTTCCGAGCAGCGCTACATTGATCAGATCCTTCGCGATCTCGATGGCACCCCCAACAAGGGCAAGCTTGGTGCAAACGGTATCCTTGGCGTCTCGCTCGCAGTTGCTAAGGCTTCCGCTGAGTCCGCTGGCCTGTCCCTCTTCTCCTACCTCGGTGGCCCGAACGCTCACGTTCTCCCGGTCCCGATGATGAACATCCTCAACGGTGGATCGCACGCCGATTCCAACGTTGACATTCAGGAGTTCATGATTGCTCCGATCGGCGCTCCGACCTTCAAGGAAGCCCTCCGCATGGGCGCTGAGGTCTACCACGAGCTCAAGTCCGTGCTCAAGGAGCGCGGCCTGTCCACGGGTCTTGGCGACGAGGGCGGCTTCGCCCCGAACCTGCCCACCAACGCTGCGGCACTTGATCTGATCGTTGAGGCTATCGAGCGCGCTGGCTACAAGCCGGGTGCTGACGTGGCCCTGGCACTCGACGTTGCTTCCACCGAGTTCTTCAAGGATGGCAAGTACATGTTCGAGGGTGGCGAGAAGGACACCGCTTACATGGTGGACTACTACGAGAAGCTCATCACCGATTACCCGATCGTCTCCATTGAGGATCCGCTCTCGGAGGATGAGTGGGAGGACTGGAAGGCTCTCACCGCTCGTATTGGTGACCGCGTCCAGCTCGTTGGCGACGACCTGTTCGTCACCAACCCGGAGCGCTTGGCCAAGGGCATCGAGCTCGGCGCCGCGAACGCGCTCCTCGTGAAGGTCAACCAGATTGGTACCCTCACCGAGACCCTCGAGGCAGTGGAGATGGCTCACCGTGCGGGCTACAAGTCGATGACGTCGCACCGTTCGGGCGAGACCGAGGACACCACCATTGCGGACCTCGCTGTTGCCACCAACTCCGGCCAGATCAAGACCGGTGCTCCGGCTCGTGGCGAGCGCGTCAACAAGTACAATCAGCTTCTCCGCATCGAGGAAGAGCTTGACGACGCCGCTGTTTACGCCGGCGCTTCGGCCTTCCCGCGCTTCAAGGCGTAAGGCTGCCTAGCGAGAAGTTAGATCGGCGCAGGGCCGGGGTTGCGAAAGCGACCCCGGCCCTCGCTTTTGCCATTGCGGCGGCTTGAGACATCGCGGTGCCTCATGCCGTTGTGGCTGCTTTGAGCATTGCGGCTCTTTTGAAGATTGTGGCGGCTCTCGTACACGGGGCCGCGCTGGTACGGCCCGGCTGACGCCTTGACCGGTATGAGATGAATCTAACGTGCCGCTTTCCCGGGAGTCCGCCACGCTTCTTGCCCCGCCTCCCGCCCACGCGGCCCGCCCTTCCCTCGTATCTCAACCGTGGACACCTAGACTGGGGAACATGAATTCGCGCCGTCCCTCGTCCCGGCCCGGCCCTCGTGGCACGGGCCGTCGACCGGACGCTGAAAATCGGGCGACAGACCCGCGTCGCCGGCCGTCGCGCGAGAGGCAACGCCCGTCCTCCGAGCAGGGCGAGCCGCCCGCAGGGCGCCAGGGGCAGCCCCGCCAAGGTCAACGCCCCGAGGCAACGGGGCAACAGTCCGGAGCCCCGATGGGAGAGCGGCGGCCAAAGCCGCGCTCAGGTGTGCCGTACTCACGCGGAACATCGCCGAAATCTCGCAGCACCTCACCGCATGCACGGCCGCAGGCGACTCGCGGCAGGTCCGGCTCGACCCGCCCAGGCTCCGACTCACGGGCACGCGCCAGCGCCAGCCGAAAGAATCCCTCCGCAGCCACGAGCCAGGCAAAGCCTGCTGGACGTGGCGGCGCAAGCCGGCGGACGGCGTCGTCGCCCCCTGCGGCGAAACGGTTCGACAAGCGCTTCAACGTGACGTTTTCCCGCGGCGAGCGCACGCGGCAATTCTCGGTGCGTATGCTCGCGGTGCTGTTCTTCGCAGCGCTCGGCATCGTCATCGTCTCCGGGCCGCTGTCTCAATATCTTGACCAGCAGCAACAAAAGCGCGACCTCCTTCAGCAGCTCGATCAGACGACCGCGCGAGTCGACGTACTCGAGCAGGAGCTCGCGCGCTGGAAGGACAACGATTTTGTGCGCTCGCAGGCGCGGGAGCGGCTCGGCTACGTCCTTCCCGGCGAGACGCTCTACCTGGTGTCTGACCCCGCGGAGGGCACGCCTGAGCAGATCGTCGCCGAACGTACGAAAGAAGCTAACGATCGGCGTCGGCAAGCGACTCCTTTCTACGTGACCATGTGGGATTCGATCAAGATTGCCGGCGCGACCGGTGGCATTGAGAATCCCTCGAACGTGCCGGTGATCGGGTCCACGACGCCGCCCGCGCCACCTTTGCCCACAGCTCCGGCGAGCGGGGCGCCCGCACAGGTCGCGGGCGAAACCGCGACCGAAGGCGCCAACTGACGCCACTTGCGCGGTGAGACGGCCATAACGTTGCCGGGCGCTGGGGAGTGTCGGAGGGAGCGGGTAGGCTTGGGACATGAATGAAACCCCTGTGATTTCCACTGACACCTTGAAAAAGGTTGCCATCAACGCCACCGAAGTTCGTGCCGGTGACGTTGATGTTATTACGGAGCAGCTGGGCCGCTACCCGCGCGGCCTGGTCGGCATTGGCGCGCGATGCGCGTGCGGCAACCCGGCCGTGACTATCACCTACCCGCGTCTGCCGGACGGGACCCCATTTCCCACCCTCTTTTACCTCTCCCTTCCCGCGCTCGTGAAGCGCATTTCCCGCATCGAATCGGCGGGCAAGATGGTCGAGTTCAATGACAAGCTCGCTCACGACGCCGCATACCGCGCTGCGCACGAACGCGCCCACGCCTCCTACGTTGAGCGTCGCAATGCCCTTGATGACGTCCCTGAAATCAAGGATAAGTCTGCCGGCGGCATGCCGGATCGCGTCAAGTGCCTCCATGCGCTCGCGGGCTATGCACTTGCAGCTGGTCCGGGCATTTGCCCGGCCGGTGACGAGGCACTGGAGCTGGTCGGGTGGGACGTCAACGTGTGCCGCTGTTCCGATCCCGGGGAATTTGACGAGCCGGCGGTCCCCGCTGGTGCTTTTGATGAGGTGGATAGCGTGGCCGGCAAGATCGCGGGCGCGGACGGCGTCGTCGGCCAGGAAGGTGGGCTTGAATGAGGGTCGCCGGAATTGATTGCGGAACCAACTCGATTCGTCTCCTGATCGCGGATGTCGAGGAGGGAAAACCGCTGAGTGACGTGGTACGTCGGATGGAGGTGGCCAGGCTCGGCCAGGGCGTCGATCGGACGGGCCAGTTCAATCCTGACTCGCTCAAGCGCACGCTCGCCTTCGTTGACGACTATGCCGAGGAGTGCCGAAAGCATGGCGTGGAGTCGATCCGATTTGCGGCGACGTCTGCGACGCGCGACGCGTCCAACCGTCAGATTTTCCTCGACGGCGTGCGCGAGCGTCTCGGCGTGGAAGTCCAGGTGCTCAGTGGCGAGGAGGAGGCGCGCGCGTCCTTCGAAGGGGCGACCTCCGTTCTTGCGCCGAACACCGAAGAACCGTACCTGACGGTCGATTTGGGCGGAGGATCGACCGAATTCGTCCTTGGGAAGGCGGACGGCACGATCCTCCAGGCCGCTTCCATGAATGTGGGGTGCGTGCGCATGCGTGAACGGCACATGGTGTCAGACCCGGCAACCGAGGCGGAGATTGCCGCCGCTCGCGCAGACGTTCAGGCTGCGATAGACGGTACCGGGATCGATTTGTCGTCGGCCCGGACGCTCATCGGCCTTGCCGGCACGATCACCACGGTCACGGCCAAAGTGCTCGGGCTCGATAAGTACGACCCCGCCAAGATTCACAGTGCACGGATGCCTCTGGCTGACGTTGACGCCGGATGCCAATGGTTCATCCACGCCACGATGGAAGAGCGTGGTGCGCTGGGCTTCATGCATCCGGGCAGGGTGGATGTAATCAGCGCGGGCGCGCTCGTGTGGCAGGAGATCATTCGCCGGGTCTCGGCGGAGACCGCCGCTAAGACGCCGCTGACGCACACGGTGACCTCCGAGCACGACATCCTCGACGGGATGGCCCTGTGGGCGGCGCGTGAACCCAACGCGCCCCGGCTGTGACGTGGCTCTTCACTGACTCGAGGCCGGGCCGGGCTCGCCGGGCTGGATATACAAAGCGATGGACCCTTTCGGGCCCATCGCTTTGTGGTTTGCTGTGATTAACGGTCGTAATGTCCGGGGCCGACCTCGGGTTCGCCGCCCGGGACTTCGCCGAAGGTCTCCTCGATCCAGTCGTCGGCGAGAACCTCGTGGCGCTCGAGCGTAGCGCGGTTTTCGTCCATGTGCTCCAGGTCGTAGACCGGAGCGTGGTGGCGGTGCCACAGCGCACGTCCACGGAGGAAGAATGCGCCGATAACGAGCGAGATCAAGGTGCCGAGCAATACCGCGACGCGGGCGTGCGGACCTGATGGGTCGTGGTCGGGGAAAGACAGTGTGGCGATCAGCAGCGACACGGTGAAACCGATGCCGGCGACGAAGGCAACGGCATTGATATCGCCCATGTAGAGGTTCTTACCTAGCTTGAGCTTGAAGACATGGACGAGAAGCGCCACGCCACCCGTGATACCGATCATCTTTCCCAGAGGCAGACCGAGATAGATGCCGAGCGCGGCCGGGTCGGTCAGCATCGCGAGGAAGCCTCCGGAGTCTACGACGTTCACGCCAGCTGCGAAGAAGGCAAAGACGGGCAGGATGAGGCCTGCCGAGTAGAACTCTAGCTTTTCAGTCAGATGCTCGGTCAACGGCAACTTCTCACCGGCGCGCTGGATGGCCGGAATCGTCATACCCAGTAGCACGCCAGCGATCGTGGCGTGAATTCCGGACATGAACATGAACAGCCATGCGGCCAACCCCAGAGGCCAGAGTAAATACCACGAAAGGATGCGCTTCTGAGCCAATGCCCCAAAGAACGCGACAACAAGGACGGCCAGGCCTAGGTAGAGGAAGTTCAGGTGTGAAGAGAAGAACACCGCGATAATCATGATCCCGAGCAGGTCGTCGACCACGGCGAGCGTCATGAGGAAAGTGCGTAGCGAAATCGGGAGGCCCTTGCCGAACAGGCCCAACACGCCCAAGGCAAAAGCAATGTCTGTGGCCACGGGGACAGCCCAGCCGTTCCAGTTGGGAGTGGCAGACAGAAGTTGTACGGTGATGTAGACGAACATCGGGCCCGCCATGCCGAAGACGGCGGCGAGGATAGGCACGAGAGCCTTTCGGATATCGTGGAGCGATCCGATCACGAACTCCTGCTTCAGCTCCATGCCGACAATGAAGAAGAAGAGCGCTAGAAGGAAGTCGGCAGCGATGAGGGAGAGACTCATGCCGTGGCCGTGAAGATCAAACAACGGCGTGTATGCGAGGGTTTCGTATGCTTGACGGGCGCTCGCGGCGGGGAAATTCGCCCACACGAGTGCGAGCACCGCACCGATGATGAGGACGATACCCGCCGTCGTCTCGTTCTTAAGCGCGTTACGATAACGCGAGATGATACCCATGAATCTCCAATCTGTGCATTGCCGCTAGCGAAGCAATGGCGGCAAACTATGTTTTAGTCTAACCACGGGCCCGCATTTTGGTTGCATCGGAGACGCAGGTAGGCTTACACCACGTGGGTGTTTCACCGCTTGGTGGACCTCATGCCCCCATAGCCCAACGGCAGAGGCAGTCGACTTAAAATCGATTCAGTGTCGGTTCGAATCCGACTGGGGGCACTTTTGTTTTCGCCTGGCAACGGCCAATGTCTCGGGTGCACCCGTAACTGTGCGGGCCTTTCCCCACCCGCCACGTATTCCCGCTGTATAAAGCTGATTCCGGCGGTAGTAATCAGCGGTAGATCACTACAGCCGGAATCAGCTTAGTGCGGTTTCGGAGGCCCGGCGGGTGACGCGGCCCGGCGGGTGACGCGGCTCGGCGGATGACGCGGGCCAGTAGTCCAGCAGCCCAGCGGCCCTGCCGCGCAGGGCCGCGCCTACACGTCCCGCTTCTTGAACAGCGCCCAACCGACCAGCAGCGCAACGATGACGTACGCGGCGAAGACACCGATCGCGATGCCCGATGAGGAAACGAACTGGTCGGGCCTACCCAAAGCCTTGGTTCCGCCGAGCGCGACGTTGCCGAGATCGATCGGGGTGAACTGGACCAAGGTTTGCTGGAAGAACTTCCGAGGAATGAGCCTCACAAGGCTGGAGAAGAAGATGAAGGCCAACATGAAGGTGATCGAGCCAGCGGTCGATCGGAACATGTAGCCGATGGCTGACGCTAGTGTAGCAACGAAAGTCAGCAACGCCACGAGCATGATGTAGGGCTGGAAGCCCTCGTTGAGCCCGTC includes these proteins:
- the uriH gene encoding uridine-preferring nucleoside hydrolase UriH, giving the protein MPKKIILDCDPGHDDAIAMLLAHGSPDIELLGISTVNGNQTLDKVTNNARRLATQFNMRGVPIVRGASRPLVREAVVAPEQHGESGLDGVVLPEPADLDSRHAVQFIIDTIMAHQPGEVTLVPTGPLTNIALAARLEPRIVERVREVVLMGGSCHGGNWSAAAEFNIMADPEAAHIVFGEKWPVIMVGLDLTHQALATDEVIDQLTGIGGPTAQFVLDLFAFFRQAYKDSQGFDYPPVHDPCTVAYLIDPSVVKTVKAPVQIELSGALTTGMTVVDLRTPAEPDCHTRVATELDFDRFWQMIFQAVRNVNRGLKNQRD
- the eno gene encoding phosphopyruvate hydratase — protein: MANIEAVHAREILDSRGNPTVEVEVLLDDGHYGRAGVPSGASTGAFEAVELRDGDKSRYGGKGTTQAVANVIEAMEEELIGLDASEQRYIDQILRDLDGTPNKGKLGANGILGVSLAVAKASAESAGLSLFSYLGGPNAHVLPVPMMNILNGGSHADSNVDIQEFMIAPIGAPTFKEALRMGAEVYHELKSVLKERGLSTGLGDEGGFAPNLPTNAAALDLIVEAIERAGYKPGADVALALDVASTEFFKDGKYMFEGGEKDTAYMVDYYEKLITDYPIVSIEDPLSEDEWEDWKALTARIGDRVQLVGDDLFVTNPERLAKGIELGAANALLVKVNQIGTLTETLEAVEMAHRAGYKSMTSHRSGETEDTTIADLAVATNSGQIKTGAPARGERVNKYNQLLRIEEELDDAAVYAGASAFPRFKA
- a CDS encoding FtsB family cell division protein, whose protein sequence is MTFSRGERTRQFSVRMLAVLFFAALGIVIVSGPLSQYLDQQQQKRDLLQQLDQTTARVDVLEQELARWKDNDFVRSQARERLGYVLPGETLYLVSDPAEGTPEQIVAERTKEANDRRRQATPFYVTMWDSIKIAGATGGIENPSNVPVIGSTTPPAPPLPTAPASGAPAQVAGETATEGAN
- a CDS encoding DUF501 domain-containing protein; amino-acid sequence: MNETPVISTDTLKKVAINATEVRAGDVDVITEQLGRYPRGLVGIGARCACGNPAVTITYPRLPDGTPFPTLFYLSLPALVKRISRIESAGKMVEFNDKLAHDAAYRAAHERAHASYVERRNALDDVPEIKDKSAGGMPDRVKCLHALAGYALAAGPGICPAGDEALELVGWDVNVCRCSDPGEFDEPAVPAGAFDEVDSVAGKIAGADGVVGQEGGLE
- a CDS encoding Ppx/GppA phosphatase family protein, with the translated sequence MRVAGIDCGTNSIRLLIADVEEGKPLSDVVRRMEVARLGQGVDRTGQFNPDSLKRTLAFVDDYAEECRKHGVESIRFAATSATRDASNRQIFLDGVRERLGVEVQVLSGEEEARASFEGATSVLAPNTEEPYLTVDLGGGSTEFVLGKADGTILQAASMNVGCVRMRERHMVSDPATEAEIAAARADVQAAIDGTGIDLSSARTLIGLAGTITTVTAKVLGLDKYDPAKIHSARMPLADVDAGCQWFIHATMEERGALGFMHPGRVDVISAGALVWQEIIRRVSAETAAKTPLTHTVTSEHDILDGMALWAAREPNAPRL
- the nhaA gene encoding Na+/H+ antiporter NhaA, which encodes MGIISRYRNALKNETTAGIVLIIGAVLALVWANFPAASARQAYETLAYTPLFDLHGHGMSLSLIAADFLLALFFFIVGMELKQEFVIGSLHDIRKALVPILAAVFGMAGPMFVYITVQLLSATPNWNGWAVPVATDIAFALGVLGLFGKGLPISLRTFLMTLAVVDDLLGIMIIAVFFSSHLNFLYLGLAVLVVAFFGALAQKRILSWYLLWPLGLAAWLFMFMSGIHATIAGVLLGMTIPAIQRAGEKLPLTEHLTEKLEFYSAGLILPVFAFFAAGVNVVDSGGFLAMLTDPAALGIYLGLPLGKMIGITGGVALLVHVFKLKLGKNLYMGDINAVAFVAGIGFTVSLLIATLSFPDHDPSGPHARVAVLLGTLISLVIGAFFLRGRALWHRHHAPVYDLEHMDENRATLERHEVLADDWIEETFGEVPGGEPEVGPGHYDR